The stretch of DNA ATCTTAAAATTATTTTACAGTCAAAAAAGGCATTATCACATTAAAAGTGATAATGTCTTTTTCTATGACTGCAGATGTAATTTTCGTAATATTGGGACAATTTTGTCACCCAAAATCTTTTGGGCCAAATTAGACTTAATTGCCACAAAGACATAGAACATGCCGCCAACTATGACAGCAACAGCAACAATAATTAGTGCCTGCCATCTTCCCGCTGGATTTAAGAATATTTCCAAGCATTTTTCAACTGCTAGAACAATGATAAACATCATTATTGAAAATGCAGTAATCCCAATAAAACGTCGACTTGTCCGCCCACTATTAAAATTATAATTAACCTGTAGATGCTTAAGTGATAGAAAAATAATTGCCAGCATCCCTAAATTAGTCGCAATCAGCGGCCCATAAATTTTGAACAGGTAAATCATTGGATATTGCACAACTATTTTAATTATTAAGCCCAAAATTAGGTATTTAATTGCCAAGCCATTTTCTGATAAACCTTGCAAAATAGCCATTAAAACCGTGAACAAACCTAAACTAATCGCTGTAAAAGATGACAGATACAAAACATCTGACCCTAATTTGTCAAAACCATAAAAGATAGTATATATCGGTGTGGCAATTGCCGCCATTCCAAATGCTGCCGGAATCATCACAAACAAAAACAAATCTAAAGTATTGCCAATCTGCTTAGCAATTCCCTGAAAATCATGTCTAGCATGTGCAGCAGACAACAGCGGAATTGCCGTCACTGCCATCGCACTAGCAAGTGACACAATGATCATAATTAGCTTATTAGCATTAAGAGCAAACAAAGCATACCAAGTTTCAATCGTATTATATTTAACCTGTAATAAACTGGCAATCATTGGGTGAAACGTATACTGATCAACCAAATAAAACAATTGAATTCCGGCATCAATGATAATGAATGGAATCGCTTGAGCAATAATTTCACCAAAAAGCCCCATAGTTGAAACTTCAATTTCATTATTGGAATTGGCAACCAAATTATTCAGTTTCTTACGCCGTGACAGTAAAAACCATGCTAAAACAACAATTCCGAAAACAGCACCAATCGCTGCTGCCAAGTTAGATTGCACTACGGCATCAACAAAAGAACCATGCTGTACCTGCATAATAACGTAAGCCGTAAGCAGCATCCAGATAACCCGAGCTAATTGCTCCATGAATTGTGACATTGCTGACGGCATCATATCTGCATAACCTTGAAAATAGCCCCGCATGATGCTAAGAATAGGAATAATTAAAATTGCATATGACAAACTTCGCATTACTGCAACTTGTCTGGGATCGCTACGCGAGCCATTTGAAGCCAACAGAGGTGAAGCAAAATACATAATTGCCGCTGAAACAATCCCTAAAATAAC from Lactobacillus sp. ESL0785 encodes:
- a CDS encoding polysaccharide biosynthesis protein, encoding MRENNLKEQNTQDTFIKGSAWMTFGSITSRILGALYIIPWFIWMQPYGNIANALTARSYNIYSIFILISTAGIPGAVAKQVAKYNALNEYGIGRKLFRKGLLLMVILGIVSAAIMYFASPLLASNGSRSDPRQVAVMRSLSYAILIIPILSIMRGYFQGYADMMPSAMSQFMEQLARVIWMLLTAYVIMQVQHGSFVDAVVQSNLAAAIGAVFGIVVLAWFLLSRRKKLNNLVANSNNEIEVSTMGLFGEIIAQAIPFIIIDAGIQLFYLVDQYTFHPMIASLLQVKYNTIETWYALFALNANKLIMIIVSLASAMAVTAIPLLSAAHARHDFQGIAKQIGNTLDLFLFVMIPAAFGMAAIATPIYTIFYGFDKLGSDVLYLSSFTAISLGLFTVLMAILQGLSENGLAIKYLILGLIIKIVVQYPMIYLFKIYGPLIATNLGMLAIIFLSLKHLQVNYNFNSGRTSRRFIGITAFSIMMFIIVLAVEKCLEIFLNPAGRWQALIIVAVAVIVGGMFYVFVAIKSNLAQKILGDKIVPILRKLHLQS